One genomic segment of Pandoraea sputorum includes these proteins:
- a CDS encoding amino acid permease, with product MRRSLSARHLTMIAVGGSIGTGLFVASGATIAQAGPGGALLGYVLIGLMVYFLMTSLGELAAAMPVSGSFSTYGARYVDEGFGFALGWNYWYNWAVTVAVDLVAAQLVMAYWFPDIPGVYWSALFLAITFGLNALSARGFGEAEFWFALVKVIAVLAFVAMGVMMLLGIIRGGETGGAANWTVGDAPFAGGFAALIGVAMVVGFSFQGTELIGIAAGESKDPARNLPRAVRQVFWRILLFYVAAILVIGLLIPYTDPHLLRNDVTDISVSPFALIFERAGLLGAASVMNAVVLTSVLSAGNSGMYAATRMLYSLARDGKAPKIFGNISRNGVPMSALLATAAVAALCFFTFVFSPNAVYIWLLNTSGMTGFIAWLGIAISHYRFRRGYVRQGHDLANLPYVSPFFPFGPIFAFALCLIITLGQNYEAFLQDKIDWGGVVATYIGIPLFLLIWAGYRLVRGSHFVKYRDMHFPRGQMRVRANSTDGEPVGETV from the coding sequence TTGCGCCGCTCCCTGTCAGCGCGCCACCTGACAATGATCGCCGTCGGCGGGTCCATCGGCACCGGCCTGTTTGTCGCCTCGGGCGCGACCATCGCGCAGGCAGGCCCCGGCGGCGCGCTGCTCGGTTATGTACTGATCGGCCTCATGGTCTACTTCCTGATGACGAGTCTGGGCGAACTGGCCGCCGCCATGCCCGTATCCGGCTCGTTCTCGACCTACGGCGCGCGCTACGTCGACGAAGGCTTCGGCTTCGCGCTGGGCTGGAACTACTGGTACAACTGGGCCGTCACGGTCGCGGTAGACCTCGTGGCCGCGCAACTCGTCATGGCGTACTGGTTCCCCGACATTCCCGGGGTCTACTGGAGCGCCCTCTTCCTCGCGATCACCTTCGGTCTGAATGCGTTATCGGCACGCGGTTTCGGCGAAGCCGAATTCTGGTTCGCACTCGTCAAGGTGATTGCTGTGCTGGCCTTCGTGGCAATGGGCGTGATGATGCTGCTGGGCATCATTCGCGGCGGTGAAACCGGCGGCGCGGCCAACTGGACGGTAGGCGACGCACCTTTCGCTGGCGGCTTCGCAGCGCTGATCGGTGTGGCGATGGTCGTGGGCTTCTCGTTCCAGGGTACCGAACTCATCGGCATCGCAGCGGGCGAGTCCAAGGATCCGGCGCGCAACCTGCCGCGCGCAGTGCGTCAGGTCTTCTGGCGCATTCTGCTGTTCTATGTGGCGGCGATCCTCGTGATCGGCCTGCTGATTCCGTATACCGACCCGCATTTGCTTCGCAATGACGTAACCGATATCAGCGTCAGTCCGTTCGCCCTGATCTTCGAACGGGCGGGGCTGCTGGGCGCGGCGTCGGTCATGAATGCCGTGGTGCTGACCTCTGTGCTCTCAGCGGGCAACTCAGGGATGTATGCCGCAACGCGCATGCTCTACAGCCTGGCGCGCGACGGCAAAGCACCGAAGATCTTCGGCAACATCTCGCGCAACGGGGTGCCGATGTCGGCATTGCTGGCGACGGCCGCCGTCGCCGCTCTGTGCTTCTTCACGTTCGTGTTCAGCCCCAACGCCGTCTACATCTGGTTGCTCAACACCTCGGGCATGACGGGCTTCATCGCGTGGCTGGGTATCGCGATCAGCCATTACCGCTTCCGTCGCGGCTACGTTCGGCAGGGCCACGATCTCGCCAATCTGCCGTACGTTTCACCGTTCTTCCCGTTCGGTCCGATCTTCGCATTCGCGCTGTGCCTGATCATCACGCTGGGCCAGAACTACGAGGCATTCCTTCAGGACAAGATCGATTGGGGCGGCGTGGTCGCGACCTACATCGGCATCCCCCTGTTCTTGTTGATCTGGGCGGGCTACCGGCTGGTGCGAGGTTCGCATTTCGTGAAGTATCGCGACATGCATTTCCCTCGCGGGCAAATGCGCGTCCGCGCGAATTCGACGGATGGGGAACCGGTTGGGGAGACGGTCTGA
- a CDS encoding fasciclin domain-containing protein, whose product MHATAASMDGSEKTVMVGGAAMYPSKNIVENAVNSKDHTTLVAAVKAGGLVDTLSGPGPFTVFAPTNEAFAALPAGTVDTLLKPESKPTLVKVLTYHVVPGKLGAQELMGMVKSGGGQAMLKTVEGDSLTVKQSGNGLTVTDDKGNVAKVTIGDVFQSNGVIHVVNKVLMP is encoded by the coding sequence GTCATGGTGGGCGGGGCGGCGATGTACCCATCGAAGAACATCGTCGAAAACGCCGTGAACTCGAAGGACCACACGACACTGGTCGCCGCCGTGAAGGCGGGCGGTCTGGTCGATACGCTGTCCGGACCGGGACCGTTCACCGTCTTCGCGCCGACCAACGAGGCCTTTGCCGCGCTTCCCGCTGGCACCGTCGACACGCTGCTCAAGCCGGAGAGCAAGCCGACGCTGGTCAAGGTGCTGACGTATCACGTCGTCCCGGGCAAGCTGGGCGCACAAGAACTGATGGGCATGGTGAAAAGCGGCGGCGGCCAGGCGATGCTCAAAACCGTGGAAGGCGACTCGCTGACTGTCAAACAAAGCGGTAATGGGCTAACCGTCACCGACGACAAAGGCAATGTCGCCAAAGTCACCATCGGCGACGTATTCCAGTCCAATGGCGTGATTCACGTCGTCAACAAGGTGCTGATGCCCTGA